Proteins encoded in a region of the Zea mays cultivar B73 chromosome 4, Zm-B73-REFERENCE-NAM-5.0, whole genome shotgun sequence genome:
- the LOC100193532 gene encoding Receptor-like protein 44-like precursor, translating into MSRHHHFAAAIAVVLILFAPPPCAGDPNDERCLTHLHQSLSNPSGGLNWTKAAISAPCDGFFSHLQGVTCNNGRVYKLALPELSLGGTVPPELSNCTNLQSLDLSANALSGAIPTELSALLNLAVLNLSANALSGAIPRELASCAYLNVIDLHGNQLSGPIPDELGLLVRLSAFDVSHNRLSGPIPVLLANRTGAGTAAVGTARFNASSFVGNKGLYGYPLPPMRTRGLSVLAIAGIGLGSGLLSLVLSFSAVCLWLRATDRTATISGEEGKISQLMPDY; encoded by the coding sequence ATGTCCCGTCACCACCACTTCGCCGCCGCCATCGCTGTCGTGCTCATCCTCTTCGCGCCGCCTCCTTGCGCCGGCGACCCTAACGACGAGCGTTGCCTGACCCACCTCCACCAGTCCCTCTCCAATCCCTCCGGCGGTCTCAACTGGACCAAGGCGGCGATCTCCGCGCCGTGCGATGGTTTCTTCTCGCACCTCCAGGGCGTGACCTGCAACAACGGGCGCGTGTACAAGCTAGCCCTCCCGGAGCTCTCGCTCGGGGGCACCGTCCCGCCGGAGCTCTCCAACTGCACCAACCTCCAGTCGCTGGACCTCTCCGCCAACGCGCTGTCCGGCGCCATCCCGACGGAGCTCTCCGCGCTGCTGAACCTCGCCGTGCTCAACCTGTCCGCGAATGCGCTGTCCGGCGCCATCCCGCGGGAGCTCGCCAGCTGCGCCTACCTCAACGTCATAGATCTCCATGGCAACCAGCTGTCCGGTCCCATCCCCGACGAGCTCGGCCTCCTCGTCCGGCTCTCAGCCTTCGACGTCTCCCACAACCGCCTCTCGGGCCCCATCCCCGTGCTCCTTGCCAACCGCACCGGCGCCGGCACGGCAGCCGTCGGGACGGCGAGGTTCAATGCCAGCTCCTTCGTAGGGAACAAGGGCTTGTATGGGTACCCGCTGCCGCCGATGCGGACGCGGGGGCTCTCCGTGCTCGCCATCGCTGGCATCGGCCTTGGCAGCGGGCTGCTCAGCCTTGTGCTCAGCTTCTCCGCCGTGTGTCTGTGGCTCCGTGCCACGGACCGGACGGCCACCATCTCTGGAGAGGAGGGCAAGATCTCCCAGCTCATGCCGGACTACTGA